The following are from one region of the Anguilla rostrata isolate EN2019 chromosome 7, ASM1855537v3, whole genome shotgun sequence genome:
- the LOC135259874 gene encoding prolactin-like: MSQDMKHVSVLLLLLMCRDLCVAVRSVPVCARGHAGCQPVSLVELLDRVIQHSARIHGLSSDLHSEFEQNLLTSRNQIGRANRRCHTSHILTPAGKENVQSLAREELTGVILKLLLAWREPLSQFHRNAAHREDSSGLARAMSNMAHKLRGGVEKVAEKMQLLGMFSNSLGGPPSAGDPQPPSSNGETGPMSDYELLLCFRRDFDKVHSFLRILKCRMFPEHGC; this comes from the exons ATGTCCCAGGACATGAAACACG tgtctgtgcttctcctcctcctgatGTGCCGGGACCTATGCGTGGCGGTGCGCTCTGTGCCCGTCTGTGCCCGCGGGCACGCGGGGTGCCAGCCCGTGTCGCTCGTGGAGCTTCTCGACAGGGTGATCCAGCACTCCGCCCGGATACACGGCCTCTCCAGCGACCTGCACTCGGAGTTT GAACAAAACCTTCTCACCAGCAGAAATCAGATCGGCAGAGCCAATCGGAGATGTCACACTTCCCACATCCTGACTCCTGCTGGGAAAGAGAATGTTCAGAGTCTGGCT AGGGAGGAGCTGACGGGGGTGATCCTGAAGCTGCTGCTCGCCTGGAGAGAGCCGCTGTCGCAGTTCCACCGGAACGCCGCGCACCGCGAGGACTCCAGCGGCCTGGCGCGGGCGATGAGCAACATGGCGCACAagctgaggggcggggtggAGAAGGTGGCGGAAAAG ATGCAGCTCCTGGGCATGTTTAGTAACTCTCTGGGTGGCCCCCCCTCGGCAGGAGACCCACAGCCCCCCTCGTCGAACGGAGAGACTGGTCCCATGAGCGACTACGAGCTCCTGCTCTGCTTCCGTAGGGATTTCGATAAAGTGCACAGTTTCCTGAGAATCCTGAAGTGCAGGATGTTCCCTGAACACGGATGCTAA
- the LOC135259872 gene encoding piggyBac transposable element-derived protein 4-like encodes MENGVRKSERKTKNVRYFESNKSDSNTESDNVSDLESDDSDFDATYEDSLEPQPDFVDAEGSETSCMSPPVTPVKRGRLTPPVSPRPSKGHASRFKHRRRSSSTGHEEGRWNSITDPDVEPQVPRFCPARKPGVQLDTTKDYSHLELFQLFFDHSVVKTLCKNTNKNAERVRILGRKCPWVPLTVPECYRFLGLLIFMGLLKVSALKDYWALHRIYSLPFCRTVMTRKRFEVIMWTLHMSDPEEDEENKKRRGTPDYDRLFYLRPLLDSVVLSCKAFYHPRQNLSIDERMVGTRAKNMLKQHMKSKPIKWGFKLFVLADAYNGYTCNFSIYQGRSGPESGKGIGYNSVMNLINLAQLGTGYHLYVDSFYTSTRLFRDLYCLKIGACGTINENRQGFPRARENALSAKSDRGEIRWIRDKELLFVKWKDTRQVAMCTTIHKVYTGEQTLRRILAPGGKWTANSVPIPTAVRAYNQHMGGVDLSDALIKYYSVAHKTKKWYKTLFLHFVDIAVVNAFLLHKDLAETQKTTPLSQKVFREQLCLQLVDFGEDGPAPAQVPEQSLPVKAKRAKEKKVQKSCIPVCITEGQDIHYSLKATKGRKYCVLCSKEKNGLQTIWKCEACNVALCLIPDRNCFRDWHSLLAKEAKKQEMAERIPHCSKK; translated from the exons atggaaaacggTGTGAGAAagtctgaaagaaaaacaaaaaatgtcaggTATTTTGAGTCAAACAAAAGCGACAGTAATACAGAAAGTGACAATGTCTCTGATTTGGAGAGCGACGATTCTGACTTTGATGCGACGTATGAGGACAGTCTGGAGCCCCAACCGGACTT TGTAGATGCCGAAGGATCCGAGACGTCTTGCATGAGCCCGCCGGTCACTCCGGTGAAGAGGGGACGGCTCACCCCTCCTGTCTCCCCGAGGCCCTCGAAGGGCCACGCCTCTCGATTCAAACACCGGAGGAGGTCCTCGTCCACGGGGCACGAGGAGGGCAGGTGGAATTCCATCACGGACCCTGACGTAGAGCCGCAGGTTCCTCGTTTCTGTCCGGCAAGAAAACCTGGGGTGCAGCTGGACACCACCAAGGACTATTCCCACCTTGAGCTCTTTCAGCTGTTTTTCGATCACTCTGTGGTGAAAACGCTGTgcaagaacacaaacaaaaatgcgGAGAGGGTGAGGATCCTGGGCCGGAAGTGTCCGTGGGTCCCGCTGACAGTACCCGAATGTTACCGCTTTCTCGGGCTGCTCATCTTCATGGGACTCTTGAAGGTCTCTGCACTGAAGGATTACTGGGCTCTTCATAGAATCTACAGCCTCCCGTTCTGTCGCACGGTTATGACAAGAAAACGTTTCGAGGTCATCATGTGGACCCTCCACATGAGCGACCCGGAGGAAGAcgaggaaaacaaaaagaggaGGGGGACCCCGGATTACGATCGTCTCTTCTACCTGAGACCCCTCCTGGATTCGGTGGTCCTGTCCTGCAAGGCCTTCTATCACCCTCGTCAGAATCTGTCCATCGACGAGCGCATGGTTGGAACCAGGGCCAAAAATATGCTGAAGCAGCACATGAAGTCAAAACCAATCAAGTGGGGGTTCAAGCTTTTTGTGTTGGCTGATGCTTACAATGGCTACACCTGCAACTTCAGCATTTACCAAGGGCGGAGTGGACCGGAGTCAGGCAAAGGCATCGGCTACAATTCTGTCATGAACCTGATTAATCTCGCTCAGCTGGGAACGGGCTACCATCTGTACGTCGACAGTTTTTACACCAGCACCAGGCTCTTTCGCGACTTGTACTGCCTAAAGATCGGGGCGTGCGGGACCATCAACGAAAACAGGCAGGGCTTCCCCCGCGCCAGGGAGAACGCTCTGTCCGCGAAGTCTGACAGGGGGGAAATAAGGTGGATCCGGGATAAGGAGCTGCTCTTCGTCAAGTGGAAGGACACTCGACAGGTGGCCATGTGCACCACCATACACAAGGTGTACACGGGGGAGCAAACCCTGCGGCGGATCTTGGCCCCAGGTGGAAAATGGACCGCAAACTCAGTTCCGATCCCAACTGCGGTGAGGGCGTACAATCAGCACATGGGGGGAGTGGACCTATCAGACGCGCTCATTAAATACTACAGCGTGGCTCACAAAACCAAGAAATGGTACAAGACccttttcctccattttgtggACATTGCGGTGGTGAACGCCTTCCTGCTCCATAAGGACCTGGCGGAGACTCAGAAAACCACGCCCCTCTCGCAGAAGGTGTTCAGAGAGCAGCTGTGCCTGCAGCTGGTGGACTTTGGGGAGGATGGTCCGGCTCCGGCCCAGGTGCCGGAACAGTCCTTGCCGGTCAAAGCCAAGCGCGCAAAGGAGAAGAAGGTGCAGAAGTCTTGCATTCCCGTTTGCATCACAGAAGGGCAAGACATTCACTACTCTCTCAAGGCCACCAAAGGAAGGAAGTACTGTGTCTTGTGTTCGAAGGAGAAGAATGGATTGCAGACCATCTGGAAATGTGAGGCCTGCAATGTGGCCCTGTGTCTGATCCCAGACAGGAACTGCTTTCGGGATTGGCACTCCTTGTTAGCGAAAGAGGCTAAAAAGCAGGAGATGGCTGAGAGAATTCCACATTGTTCAAAAAAGTAG